The nucleotide sequence CACCTGCCCATCCGATTTTAGCCCGGAATCAACACCGGCGGATGCCAGTAAATTAAGCTGGTAAGTCCATGCCACAGAACCAGCCCCATCCGCACCAAAATTCGAAGCAGCTGTAAAGGCGGCAGCAAAGGAAGCCGTCGCCACATCAGACGCCGCACCGATGGTTTGTGCATCCTGGGTATTTAACAGAATGAGGTTGCCATCGGTTGCTGTCACAGAAATGCTTGGACCATCATCATCAAAAACGACATTGCCCCCTAAATCAAGCACCTTGGAATCGGTACTGGTATCGCCATCACCATCCGTGATCGTGGCTTGACCGGTTAACCCCACCAGACCCGTGTTTAAACTAATTTCCTGGGCCTCATAATTCGCATTTGAACCTGGCAGGCTGTGATCGATTTCCCGCAGTTGCGTGAGGCTGACTTCCCCGGTACCGGAATTCACGGCCAGTGAGAAAATTGTATTTCCCCCGGTCACGCCAGCTGCCGTTGCCGAGGTTGAACCGATAACCTCGCCGTTAATGTTGTAAAGGTGAATCACCTGCCCATCCGATTTTAGCCCGGAATCAACACCGGCGGATGCCAGTAAATTAAGCTGGTAAGTCCATGCCACAGAACCAGCCCCATCCGCACCAAAATTCGAAGCAGCTGTAAAGGCGGCAGCAAAGGAAGCCGTCGCCACATCAGACGCCGCACCGATGGTTTGTGCATCCTGGGTATTTAACAGAATGAGGTTGCCATCGGTTGCTGTCACAGAAATGCTTGGACCATCATCATCAAAAACGACATTGCCCCCTAAATCAAGCACCTTGGAATCGGTACTGGTATCGCCATCACCATCCGTGATCGTGGCTTGACCGGTTAACCCCACCAGACCCGTGTTTAAACTAATTTCCTGGGCCTCATAATTCGCATTTGAACCTGGCAGGCTGTGATCGATTTCCCGCAGTTGCGTGAGGCTGACTTCCCCGGTGCCGGAATTCACGGCCAGTAAGAAAATTGTATTTCCCCCGGTCACGCCAGCTGCCGTTGCCGAGGTTGAACCAATAACCTCGCCGTTGATGTTATAAAGGTGAATCACTTGCCCATCCGATTTTAGCCCGGAATCAACACCGGCGGATGCCAGTAAATTAAGCTGGTAAGTCCATGCCACAGAACCAGCCCCATCCGCACCAAAATTCGAAGCAGCTGTAAAGGCGGCAGCAAAGGAAGCCGTCGCCACATCAGACGCCGCACCGATGGTTTGTGCATCCTGGGTATTTAACAGAATGAGGTTGCCATCGGTTGCTGTCACAGAAATGCTTGGACCATCATCATCAAAAACGACATTGCCCCCTAAATCAAGCACCTTGGAATCGGTACTGGTATCGCCATCACCATCCGTGATCGTGGCTTGACCGGTTAACCCCACCAGACCCGTGTTTAAACTAATTTCCTGGGCCTCATAATTCGCATTTGAACCTGGCAGGCTGTGATCGATTTCCCGCAGTTGCGTGAGGCTGACTTCCCCGGTGCCGGAATTCACGGCCAGTGAGAAAATTGTATTTCCCCCGGTCACGCCAGCTGCCGTTGCCGAGGTTGAACCAATAAGCTCGCCGTTAATGTTGTAAAGGTGAATCACCTGCCCATCCGATTTTAGCCCGGAATCAACACCGGCGGATGCCAGTAAATTAAGCTGGTAAGTCCATGCCACAGAACCAGCTCCATCCGCACCAAAATTCGAAGCAGCTGTAAAGGCGGCAGCAAAGGAAGCCGTCGCCACATCAGACGCCGCACCGATGGTTTGTGCATCCTGGGTATTTAACAGAATGAGGTTCTCATCGGTTGCTGTCACAGAAATACTTGGACCATCATCATCAAAAACGACATTGCCCCCTAAATCAAGCACCTTGGAATCGGTACTGGTATCGCCATCACCATCCGTGATCGTGGCTTGACCGGTTAACCCCACCAGCCCCGTGTTTAAACTAATTTCCTGGGCCTCATAATTCGCATTTGAACCTGGCAGGCTGTGATCGATTTCCCGCAGTTGCGTGAGGCTGACTTCCCCGGTACCGGAATTCACGGCCAGTGAGAAAATCGTATTTCCCCCGGTCACGCCAGCTGCCGTTGCCGAGGTTGAACCGATAACCTCACCGTTGATGTTGTAAAGGTGAATCACCTGCCCATCCGATTTTAGCCCGGAATCAACACCGGCGGATGCCAGTAAATTAAGCTGGTAAGTCCATGCCACAGAACCAGCCCCATCCGCACCAAAATTCGAAGCAGCTGTAAAGGCGGCAGCAAAGGAAGCCGTCGCCACATCAGACGCCGCACCGATGGTTTGTGCATCCTGGGTATTTAACAGAATGAGGTTGCCATCGGTTGCTGTCACAGAAATGCTTGGACCATCATCATCAAAAACGACATTGCCCCCTAAATCAAGCACCTTGGAATCGGTACTGGTATCGCCATCACCATCCGTGATCGTGGCTTGACCGGTTAACCCCACCAGACCCGTGTTTAAACTAATTTCCTGGGCCTCATAATTCGCATTTGAACCTGGCAGGCTGTGATCGATTTCCCGCAGTTGCGTGAGGCTGACTTCCCCGGTGCCGGAATTCACGGCCAGTGAGAAAATTGTATTTCCCCCGGTCACGCCAGCTGCCGTTGCCGAGGTTGAACCGATAACCTCACCGTTGATGTTATAAAGGTGAATCACCTGCCCATCCGATTTTAGCCCGGAATCAACACCGGCGGATGCCAGTAAATTAAGCTGGTAAGTCCATGCCACAGAACCAGCCCCATCCGCACCAAAATTCGAAGCAGCTGTAAAGGCGGCAGCAAAGGAAGCCGTCGCCACATCAGACGCCGCACCGATGGTTTGTGCATCCTGGGTATTTAATAGAATGAGGTTCTCATCGGTTGCTGCCACGGAAATACTGGGACCGTCGTCAAGTATATCAATATTAAAATTTTTACTCAGACTATCGCCATCACTATCAATAACGGTTGCTGTAACAACGACTCTAAACAGGTCGTTATTATCAAGAGAATCAGCGTGTGGTATCGCCTTTAGTTGCGTAAATTGATATTCATTCTCCGCATTGTAAACTAGCTTCCAAAATCCATCATTATTGGTTAACGTACGAGTTTCCGGATCCCATACTGCATTTTCTGCTGTAAATTTAACCTCACCACCGTCAGCATCAGCACCAAAATCTTTTTCTAAAACCCCAACAATAGACGTTAATCCATCTGTTTCATCTACTAATAAATCATCTGTACCCGTAATCTTAGGTCCGTCATCGTAAATAGTTATCAAAAATGGGCTACTGGCGCTGGCACCATCAGTCCTTGTTAGGATAGCAGTCACCTCAATAGCAGTATTGTCATTGTTATCATTTGAGTCTGGATGTTTAATGGCTTCTAATTGAGAAAAATCGAATTGCTTAGTATTAGCGTTATAGCGTAGCTCCCAACTACCATCATCCGCCACTAACATTTTTTCGCCATCGTTCCATGTTGCATTGCTCGCAGAAAATGTTAAGGATTTAATTGCTAAATCCTCCACATTCGAACGCACTGTTACAGCAGCTGTTTGTAAACCATTCGACTCATCGAATGACAACCCCTGTGTTGCCAGTTGAACAGGTATTTGCGCTGTTATGGCTGGTACACCAGAATCACCTATATTTGAAATTTGAACATCTTGTACAGGAGCTCTCTCTTCAAAAAGAATAGGAACAAACCTTATTGAGTCAGTAAAGGAGAGGGAAGGTCCTAAAGTATCATACCCGGCATTAACATGCCCAACACCATAAAGTGGATCCAGAACAAATATACTACCACCGCTTCCTAAAACCGTGTCCTCACCTGCTGCGGTTTCTTCCAATGATTGCAGCAAGGCCACTGGATCAATGCCATTAGCCATTGCCTTTTCAACAAGCGCGTCAACATCAACACCCTGCTTTATACTTTTTAGCAAGGGAGAAATACCGTCGAGATTGAATGTTTGCCCAGCCCCCAAATAGATATTTTCCAACCCCTGTATATGGAGTTGAGCGTCTCCATCCATTAGCAGGAGTCGTTCTCCAGGTAATACCGTCGTACCGGTTTTTGCAATAGTTGCGTGGTTATTTGAATGAATTTTAATAAGAAAACCATTTAAGGCATCGA is from Legionella donaldsonii and encodes:
- a CDS encoding DUF5801 repeats-in-toxin domain-containing protein; the encoded protein is MNKDIPMVVDALNGFLIKIHSNNHATIAKTGTTVLPGERLLLMDGDAQLHIQGLENIYLGAGQTFNLDGISPLLKSIKQGVDVDALVEKAMANGIDPVALLQSLEETAAGEDTVLGSGGSIFVLDPLYGVGHVNAGYDTLGPSLSFTDSIRFVPILFEERAPVQDVQISNIGDSGVPAITAQIPVQLATQGLSFDESNGLQTAAVTVRSNVEDLAIKSLTFSASNATWNDGEKMLVADDGSWELRYNANTKQFDFSQLEAIKHPDSNDNNDNTAIEVTAILTRTDGASASSPFLITIYDDGPKITGTDDLLVDETDGLTSIVGVLEKDFGADADGGEVKFTAENAVWDPETRTLTNNDGFWKLVYNAENEYQFTQLKAIPHADSLDNNDLFRVVVTATVIDSDGDSLSKNFNIDILDDGPSISVAATDENLILLNTQDAQTIGAASDVATASFAAAFTAASNFGADGAGSVAWTYQLNLLASAGVDSGLKSDGQVIHLYNINGEVIGSTSATAAGVTGGNTIFSLAVNSGTGEVSLTQLREIDHSLPGSNANYEAQEISLNTGLVGLTGQATITDGDGDTSTDSKVLDLGGNVVFDDDGPSISVTATDGNLILLNTQDAQTIGAASDVATASFAAAFTAASNFGADGAGSVAWTYQLNLLASAGVDSGLKSDGQVIHLYNINGEVIGSTSATAAGVTGGNTIFSLAVNSGTGEVSLTQLREIDHSLPGSNANYEAQEISLNTGLVGLTGQATITDGDGDTSTDSKVLDLGGNVVFDDDGPSISVTATDENLILLNTQDAQTIGAASDVATASFAAAFTAASNFGADGAGSVAWTYQLNLLASAGVDSGLKSDGQVIHLYNINGELIGSTSATAAGVTGGNTIFSLAVNSGTGEVSLTQLREIDHSLPGSNANYEAQEISLNTGLVGLTGQATITDGDGDTSTDSKVLDLGGNVVFDDDGPSISVTATDGNLILLNTQDAQTIGAASDVATASFAAAFTAASNFGADGAGSVAWTYQLNLLASAGVDSGLKSDGQVIHLYNINGEVIGSTSATAAGVTGGNTIFLLAVNSGTGEVSLTQLREIDHSLPGSNANYEAQEISLNTGLVGLTGQATITDGDGDTSTDSKVLDLGGNVVFDDDGPSISVTATDGNLILLNTQDAQTIGAASDVATASFAAAFTAASNFGADGAGSVAWTYQLNLLASAGVDSGLKSDGQVIHLYNINGEVIGSTSATAAGVTGGNTIFSLAVNSGTGEVSLTQLREIDHSLPGSNANYEAQEISLNTGLVGLTGQATITDGDGDTSTDSKVLDLGGNVVFDDDGPSISVTATDGNLILLNTQDAQTIGAASDVATASFAAAFTAASNFGADGAGSVAWTYQLNLLASAGVDSGLKSDGQVIHLYNINGEVIGSTSATAAGVTGGNTVFSLGVNSSTGLVTLTQQREIDHDLPGTNANFAAQQIWLNNGLVGLLATAIIIDGDGDTHTDAKVLDLGGNIGFDDDGPVAFDNLTNVNEASFVNGNVISNPSPNGQVDSYGADGGTDQKVVSLEHNGVTYLAENAAIDANGHRFVLIEDTQFHGTLRFDFTSGDYSYTSYETLEDSTEQFVYTIRDGDGDYSSANLIINTHDTSPPVLIVGTNTNDTGNSLPNYEVGSGQGTISGDGRADILVGDVGGVEVVGKVANLAFILDTSGSMGEIFGNNQSRLTVMKSLVSNLLNQLSETENATINVHLTSFSTFVNNQGTFNISTAAGLAGALNFIAGLQATGGTNYEAALGATHQWFDTSAGAADIQQTIFLTDGLPTFYMDGDSTNYTSQTSVMGHGSLTEEVLIRNLYGTETGGATTRDFNNLISESNSRDLDGTQQYRVDNDSDGDFETLAVSSTTATGGGSNDYVRSIADTFSEVDALQSHGILRAVSIDNAAATSYLNNIDSTGIAFNANSPAILNDILAQLNPFITLNAAGGDHIVGYGDNDLIYGDTLYTDKLAADKGLDLPLGSGWAVFNELENNAQYNWTRADTLDYINNHTHELAQETVLANGNTRSGGHDILEGGSGNDRIFGQEGNDIINAGKGADIVDGGTGNNVIDLGLDTDQDTLLLNLETLKGNNTIHNFNPTQDVLKFESVINVENVNDLDNLLDQQTPFSNSNNGQDLNVNFANGATLTFVGLNVDATTVHSIQDITPQIPVVVVNEMGV